The window CTTCTATTTGAAGCCTCTCTGCAATCTTTATAACCGCAGCACGAGTCACACCTGCCAGTATATAATTATCAGCTGGATGAGTAAATAAAACATTATCATCACAAACAACAAAAATATTTCTACTAGCGCATTCAGTAACAACATTATTCTCTTTTTGATATAAAATGACTTCATCTGCTCCTTGATCTTTAGCAAACTGTCTTAACATAATATTAGCTAACATTGATGTTGTTTTAATATCTCTTCTCATCCACCTAATATCTTCATGTGTTACACAATGTATCATTTTTGAATCTCTTGCCGGAAGAGACAAATCTTGTGTAAAAACTAATAAAACATATTTCATTGTTTCTTCAAAACAATGATCACGATCCGCTTCCCCCCTACTTATTTGCACATAAATTCTGCCGTTACATATAGAATTATCTTCTATTAATTTAACTACTACAGATTTGACACTACGCTTAAATTCCGAAGAATCATATTTTATTCCCACTTTAGTCATTGAAAAACAAAGCCTTTCTAGGTGCTCTTCAAAGCAAATAGGAACTCTTTCCACTACTGCTATAACTTCATAAAGAGCATCTCCAAAAACATATCCCCTATCATTAGCCGTTACAATTGCTTCATCAGAATGATGAAATTTTCCATTAAAAAATAGATTAGAATGCATGTTATACTCCAAAAAAACACAAATTTGCTATGAATAAATTAATTATTCATAAATATTCCTTTTATCTTGCGATAAAACCAATTTACTTGCTTTATATCTTGTTGAGCAAAAAAATACGTTTTTTCTATATTATCTTTAGAATATTCAATTTCTATAAAACCCAAATTATCACCTCTACGTATTGGCGCTGGGATATTATTCGTATAATGAATATTTATCTTAGGTTTATTAACATCATATATAGAATGAACAATATTAATATCTTTTGTACTTATAACATCTATAAAGTCTTCTTTTGCTCCTGTTATATCTACCTTAAAAACTACACTTCCATTTTGCACAACAGTTTTATTATCAAACATATTAAGTGCATAATTTAATAATTTTTTCGCCTCTAAATCCCTTTCTGACTTATTTTTTAAGCCATGCAAAACAACAAATACTCTTCTACCTTTTTTACTAACTGCTGTTACAGTTATCCCAAAACCAGTAACACTACTACTGCCTGTTTTTAAACCATCGATTATTAAATCTGATTTAAGCAAGGTATTAGTATTGGGTTGATAGATAGAATTATGCTTCAAACCTTTTTCCAAAAATAAATATCTATATTGTGGAAAATCATCAAAAATTTTCTTTGATAGCTTAGCTATATCCATAATAGACATCTGATGACACGCGTCAGGCCAACCGCTAACATTAGTAAAATGAGAATCCATAAGTCCCAAAGATGGCGCTATTTCATTCATTTTTTTTACGAATAATTCTTGTGATCCACTCAAGCCTTCTGCAAGAGTGACAGTTGCATCATTTCCAGAAACAATTATAGCTCCTCTAATTAAATCGATAATTTTTATCTTTTCTCCTATTTCAAGAAACATTGTAGAGCCACCTAATTTCCACGCTTCTTCACTTACAGTAAATTTATCATCTAAGGAAATTTGACCAGCATCTATAGCAGAAAAGACCAAATATAGTGTCATTAACTTACTCATAGATGCAGGCATGATAGACTCTCGAGAATTCTTCTCGAACAAAATTTGCCCTGTTAAATCGTCAATAATAACTGCATACTCTGCTGAAGTTTCAATATCATTAGATTTTGCAAAACAGTCAAGCCTCCATATAAAAGAAAAAACAACAAAAGATACGTATAAAAAACTTTTAATATTAAAATTCATCACAATTTTGTAAAATATTGATTGACAAAGACTTTAGTTTCTCAGTATAACACTGCATAAGATTATTGTCATTAAAATCAAAATACAGAGTGACAAAATGATTGGTAAAATATCAGGAATAATTACAGAGATATATAAAGAATATGTTTTACTTACAGTACATGACATAAGTTACGTAATATATCTCCCGAAAAATATTATGCAAAAAGTAAAAATCGGAGAGCGTCACCAATTTTATATTACCCATCATTTTTATGAAGGTGGTCAAAAACTTTATGGATTAATTGAAAAATCCGAACAAGTATTATTAGAAAAATTGGCAACAGTCAGCGGCATAAGCTATAAAATAGCACTAAATTTGCTAGGAAATTTAACATCAGAGGAAATAATTACAGCAATTAAGAATTCTGATGAAAACGTACTAAAGATCCCAGGTATAGGAAATAAAATTGCAAAAAGACTCATAACTGAACTTAAGGATTTCTGCTTACAAATGCAAGGGCATATACAATCGGTCAGTATAGCTAAAGATGAAACTTTATCCAGTATAAAAGACGAAGCAATTTCTGCATTATTAAATTTAGGATACAAAAGCAAAGAAGCCGAATTAATAGTACAAAAAACAATGAATAACCTAAACAAAGAA is drawn from Anaplasmataceae bacterium AB001_6 and contains these coding sequences:
- the ruvA gene encoding Holliday junction branch migration protein RuvA, with amino-acid sequence MIGKISGIITEIYKEYVLLTVHDISYVIYLPKNIMQKVKIGERHQFYITHHFYEGGQKLYGLIEKSEQVLLEKLATVSGISYKIALNLLGNLTSEEIITAIKNSDENVLKIPGIGNKIAKRLITELKDFCLQMQGHIQSVSIAKDETLSSIKDEAISALLNLGYKSKEAELIVQKTMNNLNKETKVDEIVKESLRNLLHAKS
- a CDS encoding D-alanyl-D-alanine carboxypeptidase; this translates as MNFNIKSFLYVSFVVFSFIWRLDCFAKSNDIETSAEYAVIIDDLTGQILFEKNSRESIMPASMSKLMTLYLVFSAIDAGQISLDDKFTVSEEAWKLGGSTMFLEIGEKIKIIDLIRGAIIVSGNDATVTLAEGLSGSQELFVKKMNEIAPSLGLMDSHFTNVSGWPDACHQMSIMDIAKLSKKIFDDFPQYRYLFLEKGLKHNSIYQPNTNTLLKSDLIIDGLKTGSSSVTGFGITVTAVSKKGRRVFVVLHGLKNKSERDLEAKKLLNYALNMFDNKTVVQNGSVVFKVDITGAKEDFIDVISTKDINIVHSIYDVNKPKINIHYTNNIPAPIRRGDNLGFIEIEYSKDNIEKTYFFAQQDIKQVNWFYRKIKGIFMNN